One genomic window of Corticium candelabrum chromosome 9, ooCorCand1.1, whole genome shotgun sequence includes the following:
- the LOC134184691 gene encoding uncharacterized protein K02A2.6-like: MRAEMLQRAYEGHLGVVKTLSRVREVIWWPRMSNAIRQMIRHCKTCMEFRPQQRKEPSQPSQLLQGPWDKVAIDLFELEKVQYLLSVDYCLGIANICSLSSSKAEIVISALKDIFVSWHQACGDK; encoded by the coding sequence ATGAGGGCGGAAATGCTACAGAGGGCATACGAAGGTCACCTTGGTGTCGTCAAGACGCTTTCTCGGGTTAGAGAAGTCATCTGGTGGCCCAGAATGTCCAATGCTATTCGACAGATGATCAGGCATTGTAAAACGTGTATGGAATTTCGACCTCAACAAAGAAAAGAGCCTTCGCAGCCATCCCAGTTGCTTCAAGGGCCCTGGGATAAGGTTGCAATTGACTTGTTCGAATTGGAAAAAGTGCAATATCTGCTGAGTGTCGATTATTGTTTAGGAATCGCGAACATATGTTCCTTGTCTTCAAGTAAAGCAGAAATAGTCATTTCAGCTTtgaaagatatttttgtgtcatGGCATCAAGCGTGTGGTGATAAGTGA